ACAGCGAGGTGAGCAATGTTCAAGCGATGGTTGCTGTTTCACTCGGCGTATCCCGACGGAGAATGCGAGCTGCTCGCTTCTTCGCAAGGACCAGTGTTGTTCTCTTGGGCTTTGCAATCGGCTTGGTCTGCGGGTTGTTCGGTACCAGAGGGTCTCTGGTCGGGACTGACGCGACGTTCCCTGGACGACGATCGTGAGCTGTGGCGCTTTGCCGGTGAACGTGGCGACTTCGAACGACTCCGACGACCGTTGTTAACTCGGCGTGGCGACCTGGAGCCAGACCGCGACCTGCTGCTGCTCGGGCGCCTCGACGAAGAACGCGACCGACGACGCGCAGAGGCACGTTCGGAGCCAGACGAAGACCTGCGGCGACCCGAGGACTGGCGCTGTCTCGAGTTGGACCTGGAGCGTCGCGgcgacctcgagcgcgagctggATCGGCTCGAGCGACGTTGCAGGCGTTTGGTCTCCACAAGACGGATCCTCCGTCCGTCCAGGCTGACGTTGTCCAAGCTCCTCAGGGCGTTCTTCATGTCCGAGTAGCTGGCGAACTCGACGACTCCCTGGTGGCGACGCAGCTTGTGCGCGTCCGTGTACGTCACGTCGCCCGCCTGACGCATGAAGTCTTTCAAGTCCTGCCAACTCACGCTGCTGCTCAAGTTCTCCACAAGCAGCTGGTAATTTGTGCGTGTCGGAGGCCCGAAGCGCCGCGGACCCCGATCGTAGTCCGGAGGCCCGCGCCGCATGCCCCTCGCCAGCTCCACTGTGACTCGCTCGCCCATGAGCCGCTTGCCGTTGAGATCCCGCACGGCATCCTCAGCGTCGCGGTAGTCGCTGATATCCACGAAACCGAAGCCATTTTTGAGAACGATGTCTTCGATGCGGCCGTAGCCTCGGAAAAAGCGCTCCAAGTCGCGTTCGCGAACGTCGTAGTTGAGCCGGCCTACGAACACCCGTGTCGCCATGGTTTCGCCTCTGCAATCGCCGATACCGTAAACACTCGAAAGTAGGGGCCGCCAGCGGCCACGACTCTCCGATGCTTTAGCGCACGAGGACCGCACTCAAACGCTGCTCCTGGGCGGTGTTAATCAGTGTTTGGAACATGGAACCTCGGTGGCACGGTTCGTGGCTCGACCACGGCCCCGCTGTAGAACGATAGGAGTTCAGAAACTCACGTGACGCGCCGCGCCGCCCGGCACTGTCGGTTCCACGAAATGGCGTTCGGCTGCAGCACGGAGGCTCGCCGTACAGTCAGCGCGCTTCTCTAAGGGCGTTGGCGTAGCTTGCTACTCCGCATCTTCAGTCGTTGTAGCTAACGTTCTCAGCGATCCCGAAACCGCCGAAACCATGCAACGATTACAGTCCCTGCAATCCGATtacgaaaaagaagaaagcgacGAAGCGCGTTGGCTGGCGCAGCTGGAATGATCTAGAATGCTAAAATAGTTGTGAAAGCGCCGGAAGAAAACATGGAAAAgtgtgaaacttttgcggtaaaCTCCCGCCAGTGGTGCTGCTGTACTAAGCCCGTTGACTCTCTCCGTTCGGAAAGCGATGGTCGTATGCTCTACGCTCGATTTTCTCGGCTATAAACGCAAAAGCATATGTACTGTTCGATTGTACGCCACTGCATAATGAGAAGGCAGCTACCTTCTGCACAAATTACTTGTTTTCATTCCATTCTTGGCGGTGCATTTTAACTGTTCGCGAGCTTCCAGCGTGTTGTCACTTATTATGGGGTTGGGTTGTGTTAATGGCAATCCCGGTAATACAATAGCATGacttgtattattattattattattattattattattattattattattattattattattattattattattattattattattattattattattattaatgtcatTATCGATGTTGTTGCATCGTCTGATGTGTAGCTTTCGTGCAGCTATAAGTGCGATATGGCAAAATTTCGTGTGCATTCGGTCGATCGCGTGTAATATCCCATGCTACCTTTAtgcactgcactgaaattaaaACACCAGTTCATCTAAACGACGGACACTGCAAGTGTATTTGAAAGCTACTTAATAATGTCGCGCAGACGAGGTGACATATCACGATGCTTTTTTTGCGGGAACGATGGTTAGAATTAAAAACATTAAGTCAGCTTCCCGCtatagtgatgccaagcctgaaggaagtgcggagctgggcggcctggcctgccttgttcctttctttctttctttctttctttctttctttctttctttctttctttctttctttctttctttctttctttctttctttcttcctccccttctttctttctttccttctttctttctttccttctttctttctttctttctttctttctttcttcctccccttctttccttctttccttctttctttctttatttatttccttctttctttctttctttctttctttctttcttcctccccttctttctttattttctctttctctctgttctttttctatctctttttgtctctgttgATTTCTATTTATGTTTTtctctatatatttatttctctttctcgctctttctctttttgtcttgttctctctctttctgtatttgtgtctgtttctttctctttctctatcagtctatatatttctttctctgtctttcttctttttctttctctccatttatctctctttctatttctttctatcgctttctttactCGTTCGCTCGCCCATCAGATTTGTTGCCTCCCACGacggacaaataggcgcacgtgttctgggagcgaagcagaagaggacgaagagagcgcgtgcctgttcatgatgatatTAGTTTTGTTCTGCTCTGCACGGCAGAACTAAAAGCTtaatagctccgctgtaaaaggtATATgcacaagggcgtccgcagaacattTTCCAGGGGGTGCATCCgcataggcgggggggggggggcttccacTACAGGCAGCGCAATTAGTAACGTGCAATgctggctggcaatcctgaagacCGTTTCACACAGGTATGCGAGACCTGAGTGTGCTTATCAAGGTGTGTAgaattgctactgcatagaaacgTTTACAACAAAGAACGCACGagccacaaatttgatgacaCCACCCTTTAAACTTGCGCTTAAacagtgtgtgtggtgtgtgtgtgtgtgtgtgtgtgtgtgtgtgtgtgtgtgtgtgtgtgtgtgtgtgtgtgtgacacttGTTTCATTACATAATGCCATGCGCGACGAAGCTCGTTCCTCCTCGCAACCAGAAATCACTTGCCATTTTACTGCGTGACATTACAGTGTCCATTTCTATAAAGTTGTCTTTATGTATACGCCTTTCACCTCCCTTGAATGATAAGCCGGAGCTAGCGAATTgtccaataaaaaaatcacagcatattcacgtggtgaatgatgatgagtgg
This window of the Rhipicephalus sanguineus isolate Rsan-2018 chromosome 2, BIME_Rsan_1.4, whole genome shotgun sequence genome carries:
- the LOC119383226 gene encoding serine/arginine-rich splicing factor 5, producing MATRVFVGRLNYDVRERDLERFFRGYGRIEDIVLKNGFGFVDISDYRDAEDAVRDLNGKRLMGERVTVELARGMRRGPPDYDRGPRRFGPPTRTNYQLLVENLSSSVSWQDLKDFMRQAGDVTYTDAHKLRRHQGVVEFASYSDMKNALRSLDNVSLDGRRIRLVETKRLQRRSSRSSSRSRSPRRSRSNSRQRQSSGRRRSSSGSERASARRRSRSSSRRPSSSRSRSGSRSPRRVNNGRRSRSKSPRSPAKRHSSRSSSRERRVSPDQRPSGTEQPADQADCKAQENNTGPCEEASSSHSPSGYAE